A single genomic interval of SAR324 cluster bacterium harbors:
- a CDS encoding DUF4154 domain-containing protein translates to MLTGKSHKAPTLLRRKRLLLSLLLAEFLLVPGWSWALETMDIPVELQIKLLVQASTYDRNQKNKPPPGVLRIGVIHTESTDSQKVADEIMGQFAEKHMTVRKYELQLESITFKDASNLKEATRSRNIHMYYIAPGNRNNLSTIIDLGKEMKIMTMTGVADYVYAGTTIGVQNNGSRPQFLYNQQSAEENAADFDANFLRMVKFVK, encoded by the coding sequence ATGTTGACCGGAAAAAGCCACAAAGCACCAACCCTTCTTCGACGAAAACGACTGCTCCTGTCCCTGTTGCTGGCAGAGTTTCTGCTGGTTCCGGGATGGAGCTGGGCGCTTGAAACCATGGACATTCCTGTCGAATTGCAGATCAAACTTCTGGTTCAGGCTTCAACCTATGACCGTAATCAAAAAAATAAACCACCACCGGGGGTACTGCGTATCGGCGTCATTCATACAGAGTCCACTGATTCTCAAAAAGTGGCCGATGAAATAATGGGGCAGTTTGCTGAGAAACACATGACAGTCCGGAAATATGAACTTCAACTCGAATCAATTACCTTCAAGGACGCGTCCAATCTCAAGGAAGCCACACGTTCCAGAAACATTCACATGTATTACATCGCGCCGGGTAACAGAAATAACCTTTCCACCATTATTGATCTGGGCAAAGAGATGAAAATTATGACCATGACCGGAGTGGCGGATTATGTTTATGCCGGAACAACCATAGGGGTTCAGAACAACGGTTCCAGACCTCAATTTCTGTATAACCAGCAAAGCGCGGAAGAAAACGCTGCTGATTTTGACGCCAATTTTTTAAGAATGGTTAAATTTGTTAAATAA
- a CDS encoding cyclic nucleotide-binding domain-containing protein, with the protein MIVNANYPIVEYKQGDIVFEEGDTEGHFAYLILEGSMDVYRIIDGKKIILNTLPPREIFGEMAVITAEPRSASVVAAEDSKLVRIDERLLMKMLGDSDMIVKAITQQLIQRFKMKDKQVTAQLSGNPFMSFSHLTHLLYYKHRGVLGYGDLCVTVKDILAVSHLELNNMLKWIQQASLLQIETVDGKKMIKIPNHKEFMANIQLLEQEKPYKTMKQEEQYLDIFTLAKELKCKPQQIVTQIQAGRFPVDTLFFPKAKTLEWYVRHQSQNEVQSNQAESASTVKK; encoded by the coding sequence ATGATCGTGAATGCCAACTATCCTATTGTTGAATATAAACAAGGGGACATCGTGTTTGAGGAAGGCGATACAGAAGGACATTTTGCCTACCTGATCCTTGAAGGTTCCATGGATGTTTATCGAATAATTGACGGCAAAAAAATCATTCTCAACACCTTGCCTCCACGAGAGATCTTCGGGGAGATGGCGGTGATTACGGCAGAACCGAGATCCGCGTCCGTTGTAGCGGCAGAAGACTCAAAACTGGTGCGTATTGATGAACGGTTGCTGATGAAAATGCTGGGGGACAGCGACATGATCGTCAAAGCCATCACCCAGCAATTGATCCAGCGCTTCAAAATGAAAGACAAACAGGTCACCGCCCAACTTTCCGGAAATCCGTTTATGAGCTTTTCTCATCTGACACATCTGCTGTATTACAAACATCGTGGTGTTCTGGGTTATGGCGATTTATGTGTCACAGTGAAGGATATCCTTGCGGTGTCACATCTGGAATTGAACAACATGCTCAAATGGATTCAACAGGCATCGCTCCTTCAGATTGAGACGGTGGACGGGAAAAAAATGATCAAGATCCCGAATCACAAGGAATTCATGGCAAATATCCAGCTACTGGAGCAGGAAAAACCCTATAAAACCATGAAACAGGAAGAGCAGTATCTTGATATTTTCACGCTGGCCAAAGAACTCAAATGCAAACCTCAACAGATTGTCACCCAGATTCAGGCAGGCCGCTTTCCAGTGGATACCCTGTTTTTTCCCAAAGCAAAAACCCTGGAATGGTATGTGAGGCACCAAAGTCAGAATGAAGTACAAAGTAACCAGGCTGAATCAGCTTCAACGGTGAAAAAATAA
- a CDS encoding TonB-dependent receptor, with product MKTWFVLLLFLVMVAPLLAQQADESSLEDSIGSEEFIMDESVEDLLSTELVTITSRQAQSTAEVPNIVTVITEEEIAQSGARTLGDALSLVPGIHVRHTSPMGIVDNTVRSEVLLMRGVVFGSNRQILIMIDGQRINNSQSGGTDGTLPAVPLYNVKRIEIIRGPGSSGYGTGAFVGVVNVITKTGRDIRGGSMVISAHNHGGKQIGLSAGNAYGDWSYSFHGLYSQEDGQEHEAKKSLAGTQTVTDGGMTQNADLRLNYQNLEFHYQQYQHDNDPYLMWGNPNPADDSSLFDRGYTRLSSISYEIPLSHGTIYASIGYSDFNAENVGVEIEAETLDYLSAQGSLSGNPSSSGGPPPSRQNPPPQNSGGTAQPSSTQGGTSSGTQPSSTQGSTNAGSQPAAGTTSSENFRNPSRKGRFVNENRLESKIDWLYTGFENHVWEIGFSQSRETLVNYGVFYNAQSADKSSTGSFAANDSDTTLTLLQNRTREISGVYAQDNYRMTTDLSVYIGARYDSYSDFGSTLNPRLGMVYRLTDQQVIKLLYGQAFRAPSLLEQASYEPMTGSLAEYDLDPEIINATEIAYQYGISRRMKFKINLFNNEIHNIIFANPGSVYNMSYMTSQGSEAELRIEFLPDHYFIFNASYATIAFPDRDSTVTNQLLPQTTANVIYNVPLFRVMNLNTSVSYRSEQKVEELAQETMLPAYVIANTHLTIHPSGFRSWEAFVGVTNLTNEEYYSPIIKLSEESQLRNLPVYTAYRENHLQERERELQVGMTLKF from the coding sequence ATGAAAACATGGTTTGTTTTGCTACTGTTCCTTGTGATGGTAGCGCCCTTATTGGCCCAACAAGCCGATGAATCCTCTCTGGAGGATTCTATCGGATCAGAAGAATTTATCATGGATGAATCTGTCGAAGATCTCCTCAGCACAGAACTGGTCACCATCACTTCCCGTCAGGCACAATCAACCGCGGAAGTTCCCAATATTGTCACCGTGATTACGGAAGAAGAAATAGCGCAATCAGGCGCCAGAACACTGGGTGACGCCCTGTCGCTGGTGCCCGGAATTCATGTCAGGCATACCAGTCCCATGGGAATCGTGGATAATACGGTACGATCTGAAGTATTGCTGATGCGGGGGGTGGTGTTCGGTTCAAACCGTCAAATCCTGATCATGATTGACGGACAACGGATCAATAACAGCCAATCAGGCGGAACCGATGGCACACTGCCGGCTGTTCCGCTTTACAACGTCAAACGGATTGAGATCATCCGGGGTCCGGGTTCATCAGGTTACGGCACGGGCGCGTTTGTGGGAGTGGTGAATGTCATCACCAAAACAGGCCGTGATATCCGTGGCGGTTCGATGGTGATCAGTGCCCACAATCACGGTGGAAAACAGATTGGCCTCTCGGCCGGAAACGCGTATGGCGACTGGAGTTATTCCTTTCATGGCCTTTATTCCCAGGAAGACGGTCAGGAGCATGAAGCCAAAAAATCCCTGGCAGGAACCCAAACCGTCACAGATGGCGGCATGACTCAGAACGCTGACTTGCGTCTGAATTACCAAAACCTGGAATTTCACTATCAACAGTATCAGCACGACAATGACCCTTATTTGATGTGGGGAAATCCTAATCCCGCGGATGATTCGAGTTTGTTTGACAGAGGATATACCAGGCTTTCGTCCATCAGCTATGAAATTCCTCTGTCTCATGGAACCATTTACGCCTCCATCGGGTACTCGGATTTCAATGCTGAAAACGTGGGTGTGGAAATTGAAGCGGAAACTCTGGATTATTTGAGTGCTCAGGGTTCCTTGAGTGGCAATCCCTCATCCTCAGGCGGCCCACCGCCTTCCAGACAGAACCCACCACCACAAAACAGCGGTGGAACGGCGCAACCGTCTTCCACACAAGGGGGAACCAGTTCGGGAACACAACCGTCTTCCACACAGGGTAGCACCAATGCGGGATCCCAACCCGCGGCCGGTACAACCAGCAGTGAAAATTTCCGGAATCCCAGCCGCAAGGGCCGTTTCGTAAACGAAAACCGTCTTGAAAGTAAAATCGACTGGCTCTACACCGGATTTGAAAACCATGTCTGGGAAATAGGGTTCAGCCAGTCCCGTGAAACTCTGGTGAATTACGGAGTTTTCTACAACGCGCAGTCCGCGGATAAAAGCTCGACAGGTTCGTTTGCCGCCAATGACTCGGACACGACCCTGACTCTGCTACAAAACAGAACCAGAGAAATTTCCGGGGTATATGCCCAGGACAACTACCGGATGACCACCGACCTTTCTGTATACATCGGTGCCCGCTATGACAGTTACAGTGATTTCGGTAGCACTCTCAACCCCAGATTAGGTATGGTTTATCGACTCACAGACCAGCAGGTGATCAAACTGCTTTATGGTCAGGCCTTTCGTGCGCCATCGCTGTTGGAGCAGGCTTCCTATGAACCCATGACAGGTTCCCTGGCTGAATATGATCTGGATCCTGAAATCATCAATGCGACCGAAATCGCCTATCAATATGGAATCTCCAGGCGGATGAAATTCAAAATAAATCTGTTTAACAATGAAATTCACAACATTATTTTTGCCAATCCCGGGAGTGTCTACAACATGAGTTATATGACCTCTCAGGGTAGCGAAGCCGAACTGCGGATTGAATTTCTGCCAGATCATTATTTTATTTTCAACGCGTCCTATGCCACAATCGCCTTTCCTGACCGGGATTCGACCGTCACAAATCAGTTGTTGCCCCAGACAACAGCAAATGTGATTTACAATGTACCCCTTTTCCGGGTCATGAACCTGAACACCTCGGTGTCTTATCGAAGCGAACAAAAAGTGGAGGAGTTGGCTCAGGAAACAATGCTTCCAGCCTATGTCATTGCCAATACGCATCTGACCATCCACCCTTCCGGATTTCGTTCCTGGGAAGCCTTTGTCGGTGTGACCAATCTGACCAATGAGGAATACTATTCGCCCATCATCAAATTGAGTGAGGAATCTCAACTGAGAAATTTACCTGTGTATACAGCCTATCGGGAAAATCATCTTCAGGAACGGGAACGTGAGTTGCAGGTGGGAATGACTCTTAAATTTTGA
- the fliN gene encoding flagellar motor switch protein FliN — translation MAMDQADIDALLNGNFDIAGDSAPKEEKKESAFGGSMAQDDIDALLNTSFSPDDTPSSGTTRKSNVDQNLIDELLDSNQFAGVNASDAELDDDELDSNMASLLAEIQQTSGGGKPAEVNIDELLNEIQPSSGMGSTQMNQGDIQSLINSVQSAVPSAVTEPDAEIDVNFLLDMQLNVTFEVGRSKMKIGDLLSLGQGSVIELHRLVGEDLDLFVSGKLIAKGEVVVVNEKFGVRILEIVTPEERIRMMGGMDRLN, via the coding sequence ATGGCAATGGACCAGGCTGACATTGATGCGCTGCTGAATGGAAATTTTGATATTGCCGGGGACAGTGCGCCTAAAGAAGAAAAAAAAGAATCTGCCTTTGGTGGTTCCATGGCGCAGGATGATATCGATGCGCTACTGAATACGTCATTTTCTCCGGATGATACCCCTTCCAGTGGCACCACCCGCAAGTCTAACGTCGATCAAAATCTCATTGATGAACTTCTTGACAGCAATCAGTTTGCCGGAGTCAATGCTTCAGATGCTGAACTGGATGATGATGAACTTGATTCCAACATGGCTTCATTGCTGGCCGAAATCCAGCAAACTTCAGGTGGCGGAAAACCCGCCGAGGTGAACATTGACGAGTTGCTCAATGAAATCCAACCCAGTTCAGGAATGGGTAGCACCCAGATGAACCAGGGGGATATCCAGTCTCTGATCAATTCTGTCCAGTCCGCTGTTCCATCAGCAGTCACAGAGCCAGACGCTGAAATTGATGTCAATTTTCTGCTGGATATGCAACTCAATGTGACCTTTGAAGTAGGTCGGTCCAAAATGAAAATTGGCGATTTACTGTCTTTGGGGCAGGGGTCTGTGATTGAATTACATCGACTTGTGGGAGAAGATCTGGATCTGTTTGTCAGTGGCAAATTGATTGCCAAAGGCGAAGTCGTGGTGGTCAATGAAAAATTCGGAGTCCGGATTTTGGAAATTGTCACCCCTGAAGAGCGGATTCGCATGATGGGCGGTATGGATCGCCTCAATTGA
- a CDS encoding segregation/condensation protein A, giving the protein MNPVAIPEEFAIFPNPDNPLEIKLQVFEGPLDLLLHLIRKKELDIYEVRLSDLTASYLSYLNIMQSINLDIAGEFLDIAATLILIKSRRLLPKPKTEEVVPDEDDPEELLRLRLIEYQKYKDAAYKLSVRDILGRDVFGRPEQEEILLADIEEKDPVFEEVSIYALMEAFQRVMERRPKITTHIVEMEKYRIEDRINELIDKFWLSPQILFEDMFTGDLSKSFIILTFMAMLEMAKMKIIRVVQLESMGPIHCTIHDDFELSVEKWNIQQQSDLELEVA; this is encoded by the coding sequence ATGAATCCCGTAGCGATTCCTGAAGAATTTGCCATTTTTCCTAACCCGGATAACCCCCTTGAAATCAAGTTGCAAGTGTTTGAAGGTCCGCTGGATTTACTTCTGCACCTGATTCGTAAAAAAGAACTGGATATCTACGAAGTCCGTCTGTCCGATTTGACGGCATCTTATTTGTCTTATCTGAACATCATGCAATCCATCAATCTGGATATCGCGGGTGAGTTTCTCGATATTGCCGCCACGCTCATTCTCATCAAATCCCGCAGACTCCTGCCCAAACCTAAAACCGAAGAAGTTGTGCCGGATGAGGACGACCCTGAAGAATTACTGAGACTCCGACTGATTGAATATCAGAAATACAAGGACGCGGCCTATAAATTGTCTGTCCGGGATATCCTGGGACGGGATGTGTTTGGCCGGCCTGAGCAGGAGGAAATTCTGCTGGCTGATATTGAGGAAAAAGATCCCGTGTTTGAAGAAGTTTCCATTTACGCCCTCATGGAAGCCTTTCAGCGGGTGATGGAACGCCGCCCCAAAATCACAACACATATCGTGGAAATGGAAAAATACCGGATTGAAGACCGGATCAATGAACTGATTGATAAATTCTGGCTTTCTCCTCAAATTCTGTTTGAAGACATGTTTACCGGAGATCTCTCAAAATCGTTCATCATTCTTACCTTCATGGCGATGCTCGAGATGGCCAAAATGAAAATCATCCGTGTCGTTCAACTTGAAAGCATGGGGCCGATCCACTGCACCATCCATGATGATTTTGAACTCAGTGTTGAAAAATGGAATATCCAGCAACAAAGTGATCTGGAACTGGAAGTTGCCTGA
- a CDS encoding sucrase ferredoxin gives METTSFSHDVFCTDKALALKEPLAGTAPHAKMFVFISWPKAQWGYDALDTPAIPEKLAPWLEAQEKRLQGKVQLRLISQSRTSPEQHTVMIFPDSRQYRNVPRDSLMEVLENHVGGTPLKEFPPAPVDNLQIFVCTHGRHDKCCARYGQKIYQSLRNEIAHPDIDVWESSHLGGHRFAATAMVFPQADVYGWLTGENVSTWVTMLLQNRVYGPAYRGNAWLNDISQIADAYARQFCYEQGFDARPVLRQTRMENENLICDIELTSPTTNPVKSLTLSLIRKTFESPISCDNPPELRNRWILQLVETHDSVASE, from the coding sequence ATGGAAACGACTTCATTTTCTCATGATGTATTCTGTACTGATAAAGCGTTAGCACTCAAAGAACCCCTTGCGGGTACAGCGCCTCACGCAAAAATGTTTGTTTTTATATCATGGCCCAAAGCGCAATGGGGGTATGACGCGCTGGACACGCCTGCTATTCCTGAAAAACTGGCACCATGGCTTGAGGCACAGGAAAAACGGCTCCAGGGAAAAGTTCAATTGCGTCTCATCAGCCAATCCCGGACATCACCGGAACAACACACCGTGATGATTTTTCCAGATTCCAGACAATATCGGAATGTTCCACGCGACAGTTTGATGGAGGTCCTGGAAAACCATGTCGGAGGCACCCCGCTGAAGGAGTTTCCCCCGGCTCCGGTGGACAATCTTCAAATTTTCGTATGCACCCATGGTCGGCATGATAAATGCTGTGCCAGGTATGGACAGAAAATTTATCAGTCACTTCGAAACGAAATTGCCCACCCGGACATTGATGTCTGGGAAAGCTCTCACCTTGGCGGGCACCGCTTTGCCGCTACAGCCATGGTGTTTCCCCAGGCAGACGTTTATGGCTGGTTGACCGGGGAAAATGTTTCCACATGGGTCACTATGTTGTTGCAAAACCGTGTGTATGGTCCGGCCTATCGGGGCAATGCGTGGTTGAATGACATTTCTCAGATTGCTGACGCCTATGCCCGGCAATTTTGTTATGAACAGGGTTTTGATGCACGTCCTGTGTTGCGTCAGACCAGAATGGAAAACGAAAATCTGATTTGCGACATCGAACTCACTTCGCCAACTACGAATCCTGTCAAATCGTTGACCTTGAGCCTGATACGAAAAACATTTGAGAGTCCCATCAGTTGCGATAATCCTCCTGAACTTCGCAATCGCTGGATACTCCAACTCGTAGAGACGCACGATAGTGTTGCTTCAGAATGA
- a CDS encoding HAMP domain-containing protein: protein MRVSSIRVKLAGIVILFILAGSLLNILYNAWSAWSLARNAIRQKAVSVAEFAALNSSQPVWLKDGLVLETSLQGLEKNPDLVYALFTDDAGEVLSSLPETQPPPFQAVEQTTVLFQNDQIQVSVPIDHEANRVGYLFLGLSLAETNQQLIQDVKLALGFNLSMGVIIILLLLGMLRKILLHPLSLLFSSARNIQKEQLSIQALTSQIQSKDEMGQLARSFEEMTGALAQSRATILRQNEMLIEKKNRLESMIRYLSSYLPGPVVKHILAQGEQSGGILSKRAKISFLFSDLSGFAQLTTALEASELSKLLEIYQDEMTRIVNRYEGTLVQVLGDGMMIFFGAPQTHGTQEDSLRTCLMAMEMQNAIKPLEHQLSAQGLHIPLNMRIGIHSGFSTVGSFGTESRLNYTALGLSINLASRLKDACPPGGVLVSHPVWANITDYIQVAEYKTFTPKGLKRPMLTYLLEQPQKHIVEQAMRDRLSTTFQEICETWAQHPVILDVQAQIAMNVSIGKQ, encoded by the coding sequence ATGCGCGTATCTTCCATTCGTGTCAAACTGGCCGGTATTGTCATCCTGTTCATTCTGGCGGGTTCCCTGTTGAACATCCTGTATAATGCCTGGAGCGCATGGTCCCTTGCCCGGAATGCCATCCGGCAAAAAGCCGTTTCCGTAGCGGAATTTGCCGCGTTGAACAGTTCTCAACCGGTCTGGCTGAAAGATGGCCTCGTTCTGGAAACATCCCTCCAGGGTTTGGAAAAAAATCCTGATCTGGTCTATGCGTTATTCACGGACGATGCCGGCGAAGTTTTATCCTCGTTGCCTGAAACACAACCCCCTCCATTTCAGGCAGTGGAACAGACAACCGTTCTGTTCCAGAATGATCAGATTCAGGTCAGTGTGCCGATTGACCATGAAGCCAACAGGGTCGGCTATTTATTTCTGGGACTCAGCCTGGCAGAAACCAATCAACAATTGATCCAGGATGTGAAACTGGCGTTGGGCTTCAACCTCAGCATGGGAGTCATCATCATTCTGCTACTGCTGGGAATGTTGCGTAAAATACTGCTACACCCGCTCAGTTTGCTGTTTTCAAGTGCCAGAAATATTCAGAAAGAACAATTATCCATTCAAGCCCTGACCTCTCAAATCCAGTCAAAAGATGAAATGGGGCAACTGGCACGTTCTTTTGAAGAAATGACCGGGGCTCTTGCACAAAGTCGAGCCACAATCCTCCGTCAAAATGAAATGCTGATTGAAAAGAAAAATAGACTGGAATCCATGATCCGCTATCTTTCTTCCTACTTGCCCGGTCCTGTCGTGAAACATATCCTGGCTCAAGGGGAACAATCTGGCGGGATTTTATCCAAACGGGCAAAAATATCGTTTTTATTTTCGGATTTAAGCGGTTTTGCCCAACTGACCACAGCCCTGGAAGCTTCAGAATTATCCAAACTACTGGAGATATATCAGGATGAAATGACCCGGATTGTGAATCGATATGAAGGCACCCTGGTGCAGGTGCTGGGAGATGGCATGATGATCTTTTTTGGCGCACCCCAAACGCATGGTACTCAGGAAGATTCATTGCGAACCTGTCTGATGGCGATGGAAATGCAAAATGCCATCAAACCCCTGGAACATCAATTGAGCGCACAGGGCTTGCATATCCCGCTCAACATGCGCATCGGTATTCATAGCGGATTCAGCACTGTCGGCAGTTTCGGCACAGAATCCCGGCTGAATTACACCGCGCTGGGACTGTCGATCAATCTGGCGTCCCGCCTGAAAGATGCCTGCCCTCCTGGGGGAGTGCTGGTCAGCCATCCGGTGTGGGCAAATATTACTGATTACATTCAGGTCGCTGAATATAAAACGTTCACACCCAAAGGACTCAAACGACCCATGTTGACTTATCTACTGGAACAACCGCAGAAACACATTGTGGAGCAAGCCATGCGGGATCGTCTCTCCACCACGTTTCAGGAAATTTGTGAAACATGGGCACAGCATCCTGTCATCCTGGATGTTCAGGCCCAAATTGCCATGAATGTCTCCATTGGAAAACAATGA
- the amrB gene encoding AmmeMemoRadiSam system protein B encodes MKTSVRHPAVASMFYPGNPLELKHQIQDFLGQVSMTVAQRPKVLIAPHAGYIYSGPIAASGYKMLEPQRQSIKKVILLGPAHRVYLQGLAAPSVHYFETPLGKILLDREMLDHLLIEFPYVVTMDQAHTQEHSLEVHLPFLQMLLADFTLVPLVVGDCSPEKVAMVLNRLWGDSETLIVISTDLSHFESYTKAQNLDLQTAETIEAFDYEKLSHHGACGYFLVRGVLACARERHMQIKRMDLRNSGDTAGDKSRVVGYGSWILSEFDQKGN; translated from the coding sequence ATGAAAACATCGGTCAGACACCCGGCAGTAGCTTCGATGTTTTACCCGGGTAATCCCTTAGAATTAAAACACCAGATTCAGGACTTTCTGGGGCAGGTATCAATGACGGTGGCACAACGCCCCAAGGTTCTGATCGCACCACATGCAGGATACATTTACTCTGGTCCCATTGCCGCTTCCGGCTATAAAATGCTGGAACCCCAGCGTCAATCCATCAAAAAAGTGATCCTGCTTGGACCAGCGCATCGTGTTTATCTTCAGGGACTCGCCGCGCCTTCTGTTCACTATTTTGAAACACCTCTGGGCAAGATTCTGCTGGATCGTGAGATGCTGGATCATCTGCTCATTGAATTCCCTTACGTGGTCACAATGGATCAGGCTCATACCCAGGAACACAGTCTGGAAGTCCACCTCCCCTTTTTGCAAATGTTGCTGGCTGATTTCACGCTGGTTCCACTGGTCGTTGGCGACTGCTCCCCGGAAAAAGTAGCTATGGTTCTGAACAGATTGTGGGGAGATTCAGAGACACTGATTGTTATCAGCACCGATCTGAGTCATTTTGAATCCTATACCAAAGCTCAAAATCTGGATCTGCAAACGGCAGAAACCATTGAGGCCTTTGACTATGAAAAACTGTCACATCATGGGGCCTGTGGTTATTTTCTGGTACGAGGAGTGCTGGCTTGCGCAAGGGAACGACATATGCAGATCAAACGGATGGACTTGCGCAATTCCGGAGATACCGCGGGTGACAAATCAAGGGTTGTCGGCTATGGTTCATGGATTCTCTCAGAATTTGATCAGAAAGGGAATTAG
- a CDS encoding sulfotransferase: MKLNTEFYHLPFRFDSAQLEQELSQISESDWFFHVPTDAGDSSIILISAGGLPNHDFALAGQTKPTHLMAHCPYFGQILSTFNIPISRCRVTRLKAGAETPVQRADNYHWFRRVSLYIPLVTNPTVKLFCNDKSIHMASGDTWIFDQTMKHWMINGSAEDCFHLIIETKGSSAIEKKLLQPEQICAPGYSPNDFYAQEMPSSPKDQNSIVLEPYCFEVLTPQEISELTDDILSGAEQSKMLQAEFLNLVQSMEDFRSQWKKAFSRFGHHPTGELAYQDLILDFNEQIVPNVNKILSPDSKGRYAMEVIRSMLTMSPPEPKRLSRLLLTKNRLKSKQKIHMSQERLTEIFPEPQFDRPLFIVSPPRAGSTLLFNTLAHFPNLWTIGEESHELIEGIEALHPSSHEFSSNRLSEKDAPHPVAQTLKKRFVRELQDRDGCAYLDLPVSQRPLQIRFLEKTPKNALRIPFLKTVFPEALFIYLYRDPRENISSMVECWRSRRFVAYRDLPGWPYKEWSFLLPPGWSALQNSSLVEIAAYQWNAANSCILDDLQALPQDSWRLIRYADLIQNPGETIREISRFAQFHWDQRIEQVVSQSLPVSQMTLSTPSPEKWRKQEREISMILASVEAIEHRVAQL, from the coding sequence ATGAAATTGAATACTGAATTTTATCATCTTCCATTTCGCTTTGATTCCGCACAACTGGAACAAGAATTATCTCAAATCAGCGAGTCGGATTGGTTTTTTCATGTTCCCACAGACGCTGGTGATTCTTCCATCATATTGATCTCAGCCGGGGGGCTCCCCAATCATGATTTTGCTTTGGCTGGTCAAACCAAACCGACGCACCTCATGGCGCATTGTCCTTACTTTGGTCAAATATTAAGCACCTTCAATATTCCCATTTCCCGTTGTCGTGTAACCAGACTCAAAGCAGGGGCGGAGACCCCGGTCCAGAGAGCTGACAATTACCATTGGTTTCGAAGGGTGTCGCTCTATATTCCGCTTGTGACGAATCCCACGGTCAAATTATTTTGTAATGATAAAAGTATCCACATGGCATCCGGGGATACCTGGATTTTTGACCAGACCATGAAGCACTGGATGATTAACGGGTCCGCAGAAGACTGTTTTCATCTGATTATAGAAACAAAAGGATCATCGGCGATTGAAAAAAAATTGCTTCAACCCGAACAAATCTGTGCGCCGGGTTACAGCCCGAATGATTTCTATGCTCAAGAAATGCCATCTTCCCCCAAGGATCAGAATTCAATTGTTTTAGAGCCTTATTGCTTTGAAGTACTGACACCGCAGGAAATCAGTGAATTGACCGATGATATTCTTTCCGGGGCAGAACAATCAAAAATGCTTCAAGCGGAGTTTTTAAATCTGGTTCAGTCGATGGAGGACTTTAGAAGTCAATGGAAGAAGGCGTTTTCCCGATTTGGACATCATCCTACGGGAGAATTAGCCTATCAGGATCTCATTCTGGACTTCAATGAGCAAATTGTCCCCAACGTCAACAAAATACTTTCTCCCGACAGCAAGGGTCGATATGCCATGGAGGTGATCCGTTCCATGTTAACAATGTCTCCACCGGAACCCAAACGTCTTAGCAGGCTGCTACTCACCAAAAACAGGTTAAAAAGCAAACAAAAAATTCATATGTCACAGGAACGTCTAACCGAGATTTTTCCTGAGCCTCAATTTGATCGCCCGCTCTTTATTGTATCTCCACCTAGAGCCGGGAGTACTCTTTTATTTAATACCTTAGCGCATTTTCCAAATTTATGGACAATAGGCGAAGAAAGTCACGAACTGATAGAAGGTATTGAAGCCCTTCATCCGTCATCTCACGAGTTCAGTTCAAATCGTTTGAGTGAAAAGGATGCGCCTCATCCTGTTGCCCAGACTCTTAAAAAGCGGTTCGTCCGGGAATTGCAGGATCGAGATGGCTGCGCGTATCTTGACCTTCCAGTCAGTCAACGACCTCTCCAGATCCGGTTTCTGGAAAAAACCCCTAAAAACGCATTGCGCATTCCTTTTCTGAAAACAGTATTTCCAGAGGCTCTTTTTATTTATCTGTATCGGGATCCACGAGAAAATATCAGCAGTATGGTGGAATGCTGGAGGTCAAGACGCTTTGTCGCTTATCGGGATTTACCGGGATGGCCGTATAAGGAATGGAGTTTTCTGTTACCACCTGGATGGTCCGCCTTGCAAAACAGTTCACTCGTGGAAATCGCGGCGTATCAATGGAACGCCGCTAATTCCTGCATTTTGGATGATCTCCAGGCTCTGCCTCAGGACTCTTGGCGCCTGATTCGATATGCGGATTTAATTCAGAACCCTGGGGAAACCATTCGTGAAATCAGCCGGTTTGCCCAGTTTCATTGGGATCAACGGATTGAACAGGTGGTCTCCCAATCATTGCCTGTTTCCCAAATGACGCTGTCAACCCCGTCTCCGGAGAAATGGCGAAAACAGGAACGGGAAATATCCATGATTTTAGCGTCTGTGGAAGCCATAGAACACAGGGTGGCACAGCTTTAA